The Schizosaccharomyces pombe strain 972h- genome assembly, chromosome: I genome contains a region encoding:
- the cbp8 gene encoding protein Cbp8, producing the protein MLKTLSKVSKNLSNTSAFLVKSKPLYISFCTCKAYFEDNTSLSRRFFSAKKSLQFKSLIRKYSEDSTLAWRDYENYNDDDLLYQRELSEIYNKCLKALHPFYPVFEVNSNLYYQLLMFTNYSNPKDNGFSKLLFSQYSDEKKVLVNFVYNVLRLDPDLQRQKRILESIISAALNICVSTVNLSRTDLKSSLKIILQTIDLFKYDSSFSSIYFRKDGPYHKVEKLLKSANIRSSLNSKTFNDFRTLFLLLIRDYSLFHGNSSHCMLANSMLPPSIAFSKMEKAEIFLRLRAFFQLMEHIDNERITPSEQFLDKVFISLLSAKNSCSLKMWLIHSFNKGWPVKIEFFVSFFKNFSNIVEGSMEVYSAYLHIIRDHYNLSDLADVQAIFLSRFILLRKKEDCKKLLEHVLPIRQLFLLNCYSLLNVLANYVVVFKDRLIFQEINQNWEEHKGQIPENFIFSLLKMFGEMQENQGFLNACIYYINKKKNLNEVSRYKINLLLLQGVNSFEVKDFYRKRGIEIMPKNLPRFFCYCLKKNKLSYALKYIRLSGLQFDYIVDCFRNSSDWTRTLISILSKKMGTEFAIRFLKIISFPLLSNDKVLREIEFFAIHEVNFRSLKWVADQQLRILPGWSSRPQKATFPLCTVHLKK; encoded by the coding sequence ATGTTGAAAACCCTTAGCAAAGTGTCAAAAAACTTGTCAAATACAAGTGCTTTTCTTGTCAAGTCGAAACCCTTatacatttctttttgcaCTTGCAAAGCGTACTTTGAAGACAATACTTCATTAAGCAGACGGTTTTTCtctgcaaaaaaaagtttacaaTTCAAATCTTTAATAAGAAAGTATTCTGAAGACTCTACCTTGGCCTGGAGAGATTATGAAAACTATAATGATGATGACCTGCTATATCAACGTGAGTTATCAGAAATATATAACAAATGTCTGAAAGCTCTGCATCCGTTTTACCCAGTTTTTGAGGTTAATAGTAACTTGTATTATCAGTTGCTAATGTTTACGAATTATTCAAATCCGAAAGATAAtggtttttcaaaattgcttttctcACAATATTCTGACGAAAAAAAGGTACTGGTAAATTTCGTATATAATGTGCTTCGTTTAGATCCGGATTTGCAAAGGCAAAAGCGAATTCTGGAGAGCATTATTTCAGCTGCCTTGAATATTTGCGTATCTACTGTAAATTTGAGTAGAACTGACTTaaaatcttctttaaaaataattttgcaaaCAATTGATCTGTTTAAATATGACAGTTCATTCTCTTCTATATATTTTCGAAAAGATGGACCGTACCACAAAGTTGAAAAACTGCTGAAAAGCGCTAATATTCGCTCTTCACttaattcaaaaacttttaatgatttcCGCACACTTTTCTTGCTTCTCATTAGAGATTACAGTCTTTTCCATGGAAATTCGAGCCATTGCATGTTAGCTAATTCTATGCTACCACCGTCTATTGCTTTTTCGAAGATGGAGAAGgctgaaatttttttacgtTTACGTGCGTTTTTTCAGCTTATGGAGCATATTGATAATGAAAGGATAACTCCATCTGAACAGTTTCTGGATAAAGTCTTTATATCTCTCCTTTCGGCTAAAAATAGCTGCTCTCTTAAAATGTGGCTCATTCACTCATTTAATAAGGGATGGCCGGTAAAAATTgagttttttgtttcttttttcaaaaatttttccaatatAGTAGAAGGCTCTATGGAGGTCTATTCCGCATATTTACATATTATACGAGATCACTACAATTTATCTGATTTGGCTGACGTAcaagcaatttttctttctcgttttattttattaagaaagaaagaagattGCAAAAAACTACTGGAGCATGTTTTACCTATTCGTcagctttttttgttaaattgcTATAGCCTGCTAAATGTACTCGCTAATTACGTTGTCGTCTTTAAAGAtcgtttaatttttcaagaaataaatcaaaattggGAAGAGCATAAAGGCCAAATTCCggaaaattttattttctctcttttgAAGATGTTTGGTGAAATGCAAGAGAATCAAGGTTTTTTGAATGCctgtatttattatataaacaaaaagaaaaatttaaacgAAGTTAGTCGTTATAagattaatttattattactaCAAGGTGTGAATTCCTTCGAAGTAAAAGACTTTTACAGAAAACGAGGAATCGAAATAATGCCAAAAAACCTGCCcagatttttttgttattgtttaaaaaaaaataaattaagtTATGCTTTAAAGTATATACGGTTATCTGGGCTTCAGTTTGATTACATTGTTGATTGTTTCCGTAATAGCAGCGACTGGACCAGAACTCTGATTTCGATATTGAGCAAAAAAATGGGAACTGAATTCGCaattcgttttttaaagataatttcttttcctttgttATCAAATGACAAAGTTCTCCGAGAGATCGAATTTTTTGCCATTCACGAGGTAAATTTTAGAAGTCTCAAATGGGTTGCAGATCAACAATTGCGAATTCTCCCAGGATGGAGTTCTCGCCCCCAAAAAGCAACATTTCCTTTATGTACagttcatttaaaaaagtga
- a CDS encoding uncharacterized protein (DUF2009 family protein, conserved in yeast and apicomplexa): MDAEALRNLYLSSILPNESKTGNESPEKKFSSPVLLQRAKVIPLRLEYEERKLLHLLTAALDVSDYTDSVDTLSFSSPAKRLAQQLKGITAVLSGIMVAYDYKVGQELLEHKNFEQHAEFFKKIFEIGRRYKVLNPNRLGSTYGKLMYFVQDSMRPEIQDALGFNLFKPILTVYEFLNERDALNALEDPYAEIATMEIVAENRSRSAIQKDIKAKERAVEHIAKKYYSSKITKEKVRWCLYSIADSNSYLRYNRDPIAKLIGLVEAYFSPDTVDDEFTLAIDAINGSRLKHSHYKQYHYVVQSLHLWLLIMGEIFSLWALSDLELTNPDMEYKLIDNNQGIHRMQPCPNIRIAMERILRTAQEQSETWIGSSTIHLGDTAVPNALLFIDKYMQVPRILTPLVLLFKELDSLNDHSLLNYIDTAFGGREYLKKTILTDFMRFGFDGSGADNWFDAGSCIDGRLTSAWNWANNIHTKDYYRVLLMSGFLSFNGE; this comes from the exons ATGGACGCTGAAGCCTTAAGGAATTTGTATTTGTCATCCATTCTCCCCAATGAATCTAAAACGGGTAATGAATCACctgaaaagaaattttcttctcctGTGTTGTTGCAAAGGGCCAAAGTGATTCCTTTGAGACTTGaatatgaagaaagaaagcttcttcatttaCTTACTGCTGCATTGGATGTGAGTGATTATACCGACAGCGTTGATACCCTAAGCTTTTCGTCGCCAGCGAAAAGACTGGCTCAGCAATTGAAAGGAATTACTGCAGTTTTGTCGGGTATCATGGTTGCTTATGATTATAAAGTTGGACAAGAATTGCTTGagcataaaaattttgaacaacatgccgaattttttaaaaagatttttgaaataggTCGACGTTATAAAGTGCTAAATCCCAACCGACTGGGGTCTACTTATGGGAAATTGATGTACTTTGTGCAAGATTCTATGCGACCAGAAATTCAAGACGCACTTGGATTTAACCTCTTTAAACCCATTTTGACTGTctatgaatttttgaatgaaagGGATGCTTTGAACGCATTAGAAGATCCTTATGCCGAAATTGCTACTATGGAAATAGTCGCTGAAAATAGATCACGCTCAGCGattcaaaaagatattAAAGCGAAAGAAAGAGCTGTTGAACATATTGCAAAAAAGTATTACAGCAGcaaaattacaaaagaGAAAGTACGATGGTGTCTCTACTCTATTGCTGATAGTAACAGTTACTTGAGATATAATCGTGATCCAATTGCCAAACTCATAGGCTTGGTAGAAGCATATTTTTCTCCAGATACCGTGGACGATGAGTTTACTCTTGCTATTGATGCCATTAATGGCTCAAGACTAAAGCATAGTCATTACAAACAGTACCATTATGTTGTGCAAAGTTTGCATCTTTGGCTTTTAATTATGGgagaaatattttcattatggGCTCTTAGTGATCTGGAGTTAACTAACCCAGATATGGAGTATAAGCTAATTGATAACAATCAAGGAATACACAGAATGCAGCCTTGTCCCAACATTAGAATTGCGATGGAAAGGATTTTGCGGACGGCTCAAGAACAGTCTGAAACATGGATAGGAAGTTCAACAATCCATCTCGGAGATACCGCTGTTCCAAATGCCTTATTGTTTATAGACAAGTATATGCAAGTGCCAAGGATTTTAACACCCTTGGTTCTATTGTTCAAGGAGTTAGATTCTTTAAATGACCATTCTCTTCTTAACTACATTGATACAGCTTTTGGAGGCAgagaatatttaaaaaagactaTTTTAACCGATTTTATGAGATTCGGATTTGATGGATCTGGTGCAGACAATTGGTTTGAT GCTGGCAGTTGTATTGATGGACGTTTGACTAGTGCCTGGAATTGGGCAAACAACATACACACAAAAGATTACTATCGTGTACTTCTCATGTCCGGATTTCTTAGCTTCAATGGTGAGTAA